ccccccagcccccggcaATAGGACCAAGTGGCCAACAGTGGCCCAGCCATAGACATGCCTTAGCTGGCCAGCCCCTGACCGGGCCCCAGGGAGGCAGGGttcctgggttctacccctggccctgccaccaACTCACTCTGTGACCATGGCCGAGACACCCGCCCCTCTCCGGGCCCCAGCTGTGAAGTGGGGAGTAGGAGGGGGGCGTGGGTGGTTCCTGTGGTAAGACACTTGCAGCTCTGTGGGGAGGAGGCGCGAGGAAGTTatgcagagccctggctgggggcacCAGGCAGCCCCCGGGGTACAGCTCTGTGAGGAGGGGAGTCATTGGCTGCTGGGGTTGGAAAGGTGGCTCATGGGGCCTGTTTGGCTGCAGGGGCAGGATGGTTATGGACGAAAGCCAGTGGGTCCCCGAGCGCGAAGGCACCGTCTCCACCAAGCTCCTGCAGAAGGCGGGTGCGGCCCCGTTCGTGCCTGTTGGTGAGTGGGGGTGAAAGGGTGCGGCTGGGAGGGCAGCGTGCCCTGGGACCCAGCGAGGGGACGCCTCAGGAGCTGCTTCCTGGAGGCGGGAGGCAGGACCGGAATAGCAGAGCTGTGGCAGGTCACATCTGAACCAGGGGAGCTTATATAGCACCTGCCCTGCCTGGCCCTGCAGCTACCCCCCGAGCTGCGTGGCCACAAGAGAGACGTGAACAACCCTTCCCCAGCTGAGCCAGGGCAGCTCCCGGCTTCCCACAAACGCTGGCTGCCGTGTGAACGGACCCGTCCTCAGAGCcccagggaggggaagagctcGTAACGAGCGGCCCGTCTGCTGACCGGCCCCTGCAGGTGGGAGCGCAGCACTGATGGGGCTACGGGTGGGGGCTGCTGACGGGAGCGGGGTAGCCCAGAAGCCAGGAAgagtaaaacaaagcaaaactagCAGGGAGGCCCTTGGCCAGCAGCTCACGCTGCAGCATCCGTCTCCTCCAGGCCTGCGGTGTGCCCAGGGGAGCCTCCCAGTGACCAGCTGCCACGCGCTCTCGCTCCCACAGGCATCGCGGGCTTTGCCATGGTGGCCACTTATGGCCTCTACAGACTGAAGGCCAGAGGAAAGATGAAGATGTCTGTGCACCTGATCCACACGCGCGTGGCTGCCCAAGCCTGCGTGGTTGGCGCCATCACGCTGGGTaagtgagggctgggggtggCTGGGGCCAAGATGCACATGGGCAGTGGCTTAGGGAAGCTGGGAGCACTGCCGGGGGCTGCACTCTGCGAGGCGACGAAAATCCCACCAGGGTGGAGgattctgcagctgctggatgGTGCGTGGGCATCGGCCACCTCCTCCTGGGGCCGCGGCCTGAGTCACgcagaggaaggggtgggggggtcactcCATCAAAGGGGTTTATTTGAAATTGGTGCCGGATCAAAGGGATTTTTGTGTGTCTCACAGACTTGGCCATGAAGTCCAAGGTCCCTGCCCTCGAGTACAAGGGGAGACGCTGTGTCCCCACCCAGGGCTGCTGTTGAATATCACCTAGTGCACCTGAATCACCCAGAGGGtaatggggctggggctgtgagcggactcccctttcctccccttccccgcccagtGACAACGCAGCCCCTCTCTGCCAAGATGCCAGCGGGCagggggccaggcagctggaaggcTGATGGGCCCCAGCGAGCAGCAGCTCCGCTCTCTGGAGCACGCAGTTAGCAACTTCCAGCAGGCCGAGTGCGTCAGCGCAGACGGTGCCGAGGCCACGGCCGCTGGGAAAAGCTCTCAAGAGGCTTAGTCCCTGCCCCCGACAACTCCAGCTCGGCGATCCTGCATCAGCTCGCCGGCCCCGAGTCTGGTTTACACTGCGAGCCCTGCGGCGCGACTTGGGCAATTTGATTTGCCTCCTGCACAGCCCCAGCCGGAGCGTTTCGGGCAGCGCTGCCTGCAGCCAGGCCAGCCCTGGCCACCTGAGCGAAGGCGAAGCGCCCGCAGCCTAGGGGTAGCTGTTTGCACTTCACAAGCTTCTCTTCCCATTCCCCTCCCGTTTGAGCTGCCTGCTCCTCCGGAGTGGGTGAAGTGATCCAGAGATCTCCAGGCCAAACGACGCTCTAGAAAGACAAGTTATTGATCCGGCACGTTCCTGGTGGGACGTTGTCCCTTTCGCTTTAGGGCCGGTGCTGATGTCACTCTCTCTTGCAGGTGCAACCTACACTATGTACAAAGACCACCTGCTGAAAccggctgcagccagagcccagaaATAGACACGAGGAAGCTGCAGAGGTGGAGATGGAGCATCTTAGGGCCCCAGCACAGTATTCTTCCCTTTGCCTAACCTaggccctgcagcccagcgctcccaggggctgctgttgtgtatGTAACAAATCCTGCTTTTCTGGTTTATAAAGTGACAGTTAAAGGAGGCTCGGCCCAGTTCTTGGAACGTACTTGGAGCTGGCgcaggggagctgcaggcagcactTTGAGCTGGTCAGTAAGGCAGGCAGTGCAGcacaggacgcctgggttctattcccagctcagggaGGGACGGCAGCTGGGCAGGGGCGAGGGCTCACACTGCTGCATGAGGGATGAATGGTGCTAAGGTAAAGAGAGGAAGGGTGCCCGAgtgggggcccgggccccaggccctgctctgcAACGGGGTAaccacccctcctcctctcccttgccCGGCCTGTAGCCTGGGGGTGGTACTGTGACAATGAAGGcctgccgcagggctgggagagGTGAGCGGCAGGGTCCTGGGCCAGAGCCACGCCAAGGGGCCGAGATCTCCACGGAGAGAgaacagggctcagggccccCGCGGGCTTGTTACCAAGGTGCACTGAAGCCAGGCCCAGCTGGTCTCCCTGGAGCCCTCGGCAGCCATAAGACAGAGACCTGCTCTGTTACGTAGCCCTGCTCCCCGCCGCTAGCATAGGGCCAAGGGCCATGCCCACAGCCTGGCACAGCGCACAGGTGCAtgcccatgggacaggagctcgGAGCTGCTGCCGGGGGCCTGACAGCCCCAGGACTTTCCACCTCGCCTCAGCTCAGGCCAGCCAGACCCACCTGAGTGAATAAGGCAGGTGCTCAGCTCCTGCGGGCTCCTGCAGCCAGGGATGAGGAGGGGACCTGGAAGGGCCATGGCTagggcagcccagcaggaggtcGTGGGTCCACCATGAACTGACACAGGGGAAACGCAGCCACATGGAGCTGGAAAGGGCCCAGGGCCCAGCGCAGTGTTCGCTCCACGAGACCAAACCCAGCAAGCTGGCGGGTGAACAGAGACGCCCCCAGAGCAAAGGCCCCAGACTATGCAGAGAGGAGGTACAGCCCGAGCAAGGGCAGTGCCCACCTCCCAACACTGACCTAGAGGGGGCAGCACTCGGGGTGAGGGCAAAAGGTCAGTGTCCACCATGGGCCATTCAGAGACTGACAGGAGATGGGACAGTTACTGTGCCCTCCTGTGAGCAGCGTGCAGGCTGGCTGGAAACAGGAGACGCATGAGATCTGTGACCGAAGGGGAAGGGGACATTACGATTTGCAGAGCTATGCTGGAGGGGAAACAGGAGAGCACAGGCACTGCACAGTACGTATGAGCCAACAGCCACAGGGCTGCCGAGAGGCTCAGGCAGCACCAAGCCAGCGGACTGGCgacccccaggctgcagagatGGGAACAGTGACCCTGCCACGCAGGAAGCCGGGGTGATTCACACTAGTGCATCCTGCTTGTTGGAGAGAATCCACATGGGGGCTGCACCCAGCACATGCCTCCCCCTTAGACAGATGGGCCAGAGGATGGGTGCAGCTCACAGTACAGAAGCAACCATCAGAGGGTCTTTGTTTCTGTGCTGTCTCCCTGGTTCCAGGGGTCACCATGTGGGCGCTGAGCCAAGCCTCTCTCCCCTCTGGGCAATGAGACCCCCAGGAAGAGACAtgccaagggagaggggtttTATTCAGTCATTACAAAGCTCAGAAATAAACTCgtacaaaatagaaataaaaatccaGACTGGCGGCAGGTCCAGACTCCCGCCACCCGCTCCCTGCAAGGTCACTAACAACCCCCCAGATACAGGCCATGCCCCTTCCTCGGCACCCCAGGAGAGGCTCTGCCCCGCCCGGGAAGCCTGCACACGTCACTGGCTGCAGGAGCTTGGCGGCAGCTCCCAGCTTTATCAGAGACACCTGCAGGCAGCTGAACCCAGCATGAAACCCCTGCATGAAACTGCAGGTTGTCCCCAGTAACCCTAACGCCATGTTCCCTGGgggaacacgggggggggggggaggattaaCCCCTTTGGGCCTGGAACTGCCTCGTGGGGCTATAAAATTCACTTGTACACAGCAGTGGAAGTAACAGTCTGCAGGGGACCAAGAGTGATATCAGCCATGTCCATATTCTGTCGATCTCGAATGCAGACTCCTGGCCTAGGAGGCACCAAACACACAGAGCCTGTAAGCTCGCGGGTAAGGGTCCTTAGCAGAAGTGCACGGCCCATGCAGTACCAGGGCAGCCGGACTGCGAGGGAGGAGATGTTTGCAGGATGAGGAGAGCAGGGGAAAGAGCTGGGCTGGCAGACACCGGAGCAGTCTCTGGTTAGCCTCTGCGGCAGCACGGTCACATGGGGTAGTTCAGAACAACATCCTGCTTGGCCAGCTCCAGCAACATAGGGTCGTCGAAGAACTTGCTGATGCTCACGTCCTCGCTCAAGCCCTGCGGATGGAGAAGTGGCAGCATGAGCTGGAGAGGTGAGAGCCAGCAGAGCTCCCAGAGATCCGAGTAGCCCACCCTGGCGCGTTCAAAGCCCTGCTGCAGGCAGAGCACTAGCCCATTCCAGCACCAGGGCAAGGGGACGGCTCCGTGCGTCAGGCAGCATACGGAGTCCAAAGCACGGCTGTGGGCGAGGGGCACGTTGGGCCCTGGGAACTGTGCGGACAGGGGAGAAGAATCGCAGAGTGGgcgaggctgctgctgctggccttaCCTTTCTGCGCCTGGTCTTGATCATGAACTCTCTGGCCAGGTGAGGTGCTGGCTGGGGCTCCAAGGGCCGGATGACGATACTCTTGTCCAAGGGGTCTCCAGGCACTATCTGAAACACAGGCCAGAAAGTCAGCCTGGGAGAGAAGAGCCACTGAAGAATCCTGGGAGCTACCCTCAACTAGAGCAAACCCTAGTAACTCCGAGTCCTGGCGACTCTGCGGTCACTGCCGCGGACAGCCAGTCTGCCCGCTCTCCGTGTGGGGCTAGGAAACAGTCTGCCACAGCAGCACGAACTGCCTAGGGCACAAGGGCACCCTGGCACAGACCTGTTTACCCTGTGTGCAACTGGGTATCGCAGCAACACAGCTGCAGGCCTGATCAGTCATTGCCACCAACAGTCCCTGACGGGTTAATCCTGGCTACGGCCAACCTCTTTCGGTTTGAGCATGTTACCACggtgccaggcagtggagaagaggtGTGTGCAGAACGCACTAAGGGCTAATCTACACGGGCAGCGCTGCCAGCGCTCTAAagaacccacctccacgaggggcgcgGCTCCCAGCGCcggggcactgtctacactggcgctttccAGCTGAAACGTGCAGCGCTCAGCGAGTGTTTTTTCACCCCCGAGCGAGAAAGCTGCAGCGCTGTTaattaccagtgtagacaagccctaagctgcGTATTGGTTCAAAGCGTCACAATCAGCTTTAGGAAGGTACACGCGGGTCGATTTGTTGCCAGTCAAAGCCAGGAAGGGTTTCGTTTTCGGAAACACAAGGTGTGTAACCCGTCTCACGAGCGTGGAGGCCAGACCTCTGGAACATGCATGCCAACCATCAAAGGAATTTACCCATCGCTGCAGATACGGCCGCCTGCTGGCAGCTCCCACTTGACTGGAGGTGCTGGCTCCGGGCTCATTCTAAGGAATTCCAGTCCAGCCTAGTCGTTCAATGTCTGAGGTGCCCGATAGCAGGGAGCTATTGCCTGCTCCTGCCGAGGGAGGACTTGCTTGACTAGTCTCTTGCAGCCCAGCAGGCCCAGGTTTAGGCATCTCGACCATGCCAGTACGGTCGGAGGCCCACAGCTCAGCCGGCACTTTCACAGAGAGGCATCGAAACAAGTTCTTTAATAGGTAACGGCTGAGGCGGAGCCTGGGGGCTCAAGGGCCCTGCACTGCAGAAACCAGGATCCCAGGTCCTGGCCCTGGTTTCTTGCTCCCCGAGTTGAAGGGCTGGGAGTGCCACTGAGGCAGCTTCCTTGTCACTAATGAAGGACCCATTCGTGCCCATTAAGCAGCGGTGAAAGGGATCCCATCCAGACCACCGCATCCAGGGGGAAGCTGCAGCACGGATCCTCCTGGCTTGAGGCCTGGGACCAGTCATCTGGCTAGCAGCAGTAAATTTACAGCTAACATACAAACGGGACGGGAGCAGCGGCTCCTCCCAACCCCCGAGGGCCTGCAATCATCCATTCCCTTTGCTCGTGGTACCCAGCGAGGCTGGTGGGGCACAGGCCTTGAACCCAACATGCCGCCCCACGCGGCTGCAGACACTCACCTGCCAATGGTGgaagacagacagagagaaagcCTGTCCCTGCGTGTGAGTCCTCAAGTCAGTCTCAAACCCAAACGAGTCAATGGCTGGGATAAAGGCTTTGATGGTGTAAAGGGGGGAGCCTGGGATTGGAGCGTCCTGAGTCACATGACCTCTGGCGAAGAGTCACAAAGAATTAACCCTCCCACATCTGCCTTTGAGGCATCATCTGTTAAAACATCCCCTTGACATCACCTCTGTTCACCCCTCCACTGTCAGCACTGCAGGAgagaaccacacacacacacaaaggaccGAGTCTGATCTCTAACACCTCCTATGGCTGCAGTGGGGGCTCCCCgagacaccctccccccacactgggGGGCAGTCGAGACCCGCCAGAGAAGGTTTCATGCAATGCCACTGGAAAACGAACACCATGACTGCACGTATTGCAGCTCTGATTTCCTCACGTGGCCTGCAATGCCACGGGGACATTGCTTCCGGGCAGAGTCGCCACctcgcaaacacacacacacacacacacacacacacacacgcacgcacacgcaCGCATCCCGCAGAGCCATGGTCTCCCTGCAGTTTACCTCCGCCGGGCCAGCACAGTGTACACTGCAGACACACAATCAGCAGGGGCCTGGACCTCCACAAAGTAGTACGGTTCCATCAGCCGAGGAGTGGCCTAGGAAAAGGAATGGGAAATTAGACGCCAGGCACACACCGAGCCCAGGCCCCAGGTGTTCCTGCCGGCCAGGAGGCAGCACACGTGTGTGAACAGGACACGGTCAGCACGGTGGGCACATAAGGGAAGGACCAAGACTTACTAGCCGAGTGATCCTGACCCTGCTGGCCAGGCTCCTGACCTGCTGAACGCCGTGCAGCAGATAAACAGAACCCTGTGGAGCTGCTGCGGGCGTCTGGGCTGTTCTAGGACCAGCCCAGAGCAAACCCGCAGAGGGAGGATCCCAGGCTCAGAAGGCCAAACACAGTCAGGGACCTGGAATGACTCTGCTATTGCTGTGCCTGCCTCCTTCTCCGGGGACTGGGGAGATTAATCGATGACTGAGCTGCGTTAGGCTGTAAATGTCTCACGCACCCCCGCGGTACTTACCGCCCGCCCACCCAAACCCCCCAGTTCCACACGGCCCCCGAAGGAGACACAAGCTGCGTTAGGCTGTAAATGTCTCACGCACCCGCGCGGTACTTACCGCCCGCCCACCCAAACCCCCCAGTTCCACACGGCCCCCGAAGGAGACACAAGCTGTGTTAGGCCCTGGCCCCACCATGCACAGCACAGTCCTTACCATGAGGAAGGCGGAGTACACAACCCTCCTCGCCGTTGGGATAATCTGCCCTCCTCCCCGGTGCAGCGGCTCCTGAGCGATCACGGCATCCAGGATCTTAAACTTCACATTGCGGATCACTGGGCGTGGGAAGGAAGAGAGCAGGGAGTGACTGACGCCGTGGCTGGACGAAGTCCCATTAGGAACGGAAGGTTAACCTTTCCGCAAAGACCAGCCCAAACCGCACAGTCCGGGACCATCATGCCCAGCGCAGACACACAGCTGGGGTGCGCAGGAACAGgagaaaggccagaagggaccactgtgatcatctcgcctgacttcctgtgtaacccagGCCACAGAACGTCTCCGTTTGAACTAGAGCGTACgttgtaggaaaacatccagtcttgatttcaaagtatccagtgatgaagaatcatTATTTCTAGTgtaaatttgtctaacttcaacttctagccattggatcttgttacacctttgtctgctggacttcaaaagttttgttccccatgtaggtacttatagataaGGCTGCGAGTtggtcacggaggtcacggattccatgactttctgtgacctctgcagccccccccagcagctgcagaagtttgggtggggggctcaggactggggcacagGACGGGGTGAAGGCTCTGGATGGTGCTTACCTCCGGGGGGGTTCCTTGGAAGCAGCGTCATCCCTTGTCTCCGAGGGGGAGGCAGGCAggtcagggggctctgtgcactgcctacacctgcaggcactgtcctcgcagctcccattggccgggagccacggccaatgggagctgcggagctggcgctcAGGGAGGAGGCAACGTGCAGAGCTGCATAGCCATGCATCCGCCTGGGAATGTCGCTGCTTCCGGGAAGGcgtggagctgggtagggagcctgccagccccgcccccatccctcagcACCAGTGTTGGTCCCGGGTTGCGCGCCACCCCACCCTCTTCCCAAGATCTAGTCAGGGgcatatagtacaagtcatggacaggtcactggctgtgaatttttgtttactgccagtgacctgtccatgacttttactaaaaatacccgtgactaaaacgtagccttacttatagactgtgatcaagtcatcccttaaccttctccttggccagctcttttaaaactcttggaggcAAGTTCTCTgcatctgctgatttaaaaatgtctagctctcgtactgctgtttaacatcctccttagttacggttggaatggaaagtatttcagcAGCATATGACATCTGATTTTTCCCCaaacacaaaacagaaatatttactgaatacttttgccttttctgcattgtcagacatctagtccaacctcctgtataacaggccagaGAGTTCACCCAGCGAGTCCCGTTTAGACAGCAACACACCTGCTGGTTAAACTAGACCTTTTGTCCTGGGGCATATCATAGACAGATAATTTGGCTGCCAAAGGGGAGGAGAATTCATtcttcttgttttattatttgcatcTGCCCGAAGACCTTTTACTTACACTCATCACAGAGGGGTCCTTCCCTTGTGCCCCACTGGAACCCCTGTACGATGCTGTCCTTCACAGAGCCCAGCAGGGCCTTATCCACCTACACAGAAACAGACACATTACAAATCAGCGATGGTGCAtccagctgcagcaagggaaagaGAGGGACCATTCTCAAGAGTGAATTCTTAGAGGAGTAGCATCGCTTTGCACTTCTGTATTCTCTTCCTTTGACAGAGGGGTACAATAAGGCAGAGAGCTCAgagccaacatttcaaaatttggcccCTCGATCCATAAATCAAAGTGGCTTGACTTATGTGGGTGCTAAACAACAGGGCACTTAAGCCACAAGTGGCTGGGCCCAAAGTCAAGGcaagtcagtgacaaagctgggaCTAGCCCATAGACCCCCTGACTGCTAGCCCCTGTTCTAAGAGAGTAAGACAGCTCTCTTGCAAAATTACAGCTCCAGACTCCTCCTGCCAGGGTCTGGGGAAAACATGTCGCCTCTGAATACCGGGGTGGACAAAGTTGCCCCAAGTCATTGCAGTGTGACTGTGCGTCTTCCTTTCCCAGGGCTGCCGTTCCTCACCTCCGAGGGCAGCGTGTCATCTACCAGAATGTTTGGGCCAGTAGCGTCTGGCCCAAAGGCCCAGATGGAGCGGGCAGCCAGCAAATCCCAGTCATACTTGGTCTGGAAGAATTCGCCCAGCTTCTTCCTGGTGGGAAGGGAACAGATGGAAAACGTTAAGACAGCCCAGTTCCTGGCTCAGCGGGGAGAGAGACACAGGCACAATGCAGCCTCACAGCTCCTCCTGCTCGTAGGGCGGCTCTACATTACAGTtgggtcgacataaggcagctgcAGTCTTGCTCCCGCCAACGTAAGTGCTCTACCACACCGTCGTCATAACTCCAACTCCACCAGGGGCAAaaggcttatgttggtgtagaaTACTTGGTACCAGCTGTGAAATTGATGAGAAGGACCCCACTCCTCTGGAAAGATGGGAGACTGGACCCTGCAcctggctgggagtcaggacgagAAGTCGGGGCGGCCCTGCCCGCTCCCAGCATGGAGCCTGACAGCCTTGTCAACtgagccctgaaattgacaagactgcCCAGATCCCGGAGGGAGAAGCCAGCTCCTGAGGGAGAAGCCAGCTCCTGGAGGAGAACGGGGGTGGAGAAGCCTCAGACGGTTTCCCCCTGTTCCCAGTGGGGAATGGATAGGGGAGAAGCCCTAGgtggcttcccccactccctgaggGGAACGGAGAGTGGGTAGCCCACCAGAAGTCTGTGGGGCAGCcgggctcctggcagggagctgctaGTGGAGCTAAGAGAcggggctctcagctccccagacTGCCCCTTTTAggttggtggaagtgctcctggcgAGGCCGCGCACCACTGACCCAAGGAGGATAGTGTGGCACGTGCCACGGCAGgaattactgtggtggctataCGCTGACTTAGGCTGAGCCTCAGGGTGACCCAGGGACTGGCCGGGTAGCACATTTAGAGACACCATCCCTATTAGGTTCCTCTTCCTCAGGGCTCTACACTGATGTTGTGATTTCCAGAGCTGTACATTTCCCTCCAGTTCTTCCCCAGCTAGTGCCCTCTCACACATACAAAGCCTCTGCTCTCCCCAAATTAGCCAGACCTGTTCCAGGTGATCTGGACCACCTCGTTCTCAATGTCCTCCGCGAGCCCCTTCTCCAGTGGCTCAGCAATCATTGTGATCTTGTTCCTGTGCAGAGAGAGACGATGCCAATCAGctagtggcagagatgggagctTTCCCAGAGGGCAATCTGCACAGTTAGCAGCAACAGACTGAAATGAAAGGGGATGAGGAACCCAGAGGAAGTTACAATGGAAAAATATGTTCCCCTCTTGTTCTGTGGGAAACCACTGGGCTCTTACAACAGCTGCGTGCACCTGGGACGTGGCTAGGGAGATACAGCCAGCCACACACACGCCTCAGTTTACTGCCTGTTTATATTTCCAGGACTGACTCGCTCACAGCTCTTGGAAAGCCAGGAGACTCGGAGTCCTGCCGTGGGAATGTCAGAACCTGGAGCTCAGCAGCCAGGTTTGCAGATGACCATGTGCAGTGGCATGTGATTAGAATGAGCCGGGAAGCAGTCTTTTAACCAGCACGTGTCAAAATGGAAAGTCCAGGTCACAGAAACTCCTAGCAGGTCCCTTTCTGAGGCTGGTGTAGGACTGTGCCCTCTGGTACACTATAGAGTGCTGGAAACAGGGGTTGCCAGACCAGATCACAtgcaaggtccatctagcccggtaccCTACCTCCAACAGCTGCCGAGGAAAGTGCTAATGTGAGATAATgtgtct
This DNA window, taken from Trachemys scripta elegans isolate TJP31775 chromosome 23, CAS_Tse_1.0, whole genome shotgun sequence, encodes the following:
- the HIGD1B gene encoding HIG1 domain family member 1B isoform X1 yields the protein MSLECGSGWETGTDGRLVDTLRGRMVMDESQWVPEREGTVSTKLLQKAGAAPFVPVGIAGFAMVATYGLYRLKARGKMKMSVHLIHTRVAAQACVVGAITLGATYTMYKDHLLKPAAARAQK
- the HIGD1B gene encoding HIG1 domain family member 1B isoform X2, whose amino-acid sequence is MVMDESQWVPEREGTVSTKLLQKAGAAPFVPVGIAGFAMVATYGLYRLKARGKMKMSVHLIHTRVAAQACVVGAITLGATYTMYKDHLLKPAAARAQK